The following proteins are co-located in the Mesorhizobium australicum WSM2073 genome:
- a CDS encoding ABC transporter permease produces the protein MMRLELVKRPQRSALFSMLSPFIAFGLTIIAGAVLFALLGVNPLNAFQIYFIEPISQVWQLHELAIKAAPLILIAVGLSVCYKANIWNIGAEGQFIFGAIFGSIIPVLFPQFEGPLVLPLMLLLGMVGGAAYAAIPALLKTRFNTNEILTSLMLVYVAQLFLDWLVRGPWRDPQGHGFPQTIQFGDAAVLPELMPDAGRANWGFVFALVAAVLIWILMGRMLKGFEVRVLGSSPRAGRFAGFGLNRMVFFAFLLSGALAGLAGISEVSGAIGQLQPVISPGYGFTAIIVAFLGRLNPLGIVAAGLVLALTYLGGEAVQSALGISDKVARVFQGMLLFFVLGCDTLIHYRIRLIGLALTKQETPAKLEAAPKLKEAR, from the coding sequence ATGATGCGCCTCGAACTCGTCAAACGCCCGCAGCGCTCGGCGCTGTTTTCGATGCTGTCGCCATTCATCGCCTTCGGGCTGACGATCATTGCCGGCGCGGTTCTGTTCGCTCTGCTCGGCGTCAACCCGCTGAATGCCTTCCAGATCTATTTCATCGAGCCGATCAGCCAGGTCTGGCAGTTGCATGAGCTGGCGATCAAGGCAGCGCCGCTGATCCTGATCGCTGTCGGCCTGTCGGTCTGCTACAAGGCCAACATCTGGAACATCGGCGCCGAGGGCCAGTTCATCTTCGGGGCAATCTTCGGCTCCATCATTCCCGTGTTGTTCCCGCAATTCGAAGGCCCGTTGGTGCTGCCGCTGATGCTTCTGCTCGGCATGGTCGGCGGTGCGGCCTACGCGGCGATCCCGGCCTTGCTGAAGACCCGGTTCAATACCAACGAGATCCTGACCAGCCTGATGCTGGTCTATGTCGCGCAGTTGTTCCTCGACTGGCTGGTGCGCGGCCCTTGGCGCGATCCGCAGGGCCACGGCTTTCCGCAGACGATCCAGTTCGGCGACGCGGCCGTACTGCCGGAACTGATGCCCGATGCCGGGCGCGCCAATTGGGGGTTTGTGTTCGCCCTGGTGGCCGCGGTGCTGATCTGGATCCTGATGGGCCGCATGCTCAAGGGCTTCGAGGTCCGCGTGCTGGGCTCCAGCCCAAGGGCAGGGCGCTTCGCCGGCTTCGGCCTCAACCGGATGGTGTTCTTTGCCTTCCTGCTATCGGGAGCGCTGGCCGGCCTTGCCGGCATCTCCGAAGTTTCCGGCGCCATCGGGCAACTTCAGCCCGTGATTTCGCCCGGGTATGGCTTCACGGCCATCATCGTGGCGTTCCTCGGCCGCCTCAATCCGCTCGGCATCGTCGCCGCGGGCCTGGTGCTGGCCCTGACCTATCTCGGCGGCGAGGCCGTGCAAAGCGCACTCGGCATTTCCGACAAGGTGGCGAGGGTGTTCCAGGGCATGCTGCTGTTCTTCGTGCTCGGCTGCGACACGCTCATTCATTACCGCATCCGCTTGATCGGTCTGGCGCTGACGAAACAGGAAACGCCCGCGAAGCTCGAGGCCGCACCAAAGTTGAAGGAAGCCCGCTGA
- a CDS encoding ABC transporter ATP-binding protein: MGGTVSANHDGANLLEVRGLTKIFGTLTACDHIDLNIAKGEIHALLGENGAGKSTLVKMLFGSLEPNSGEIFWNGQAVRITSPGVAKKLGIGMVFQHFSLFEALTAAENIALSLDDGSPIGSIAAKARALSYSYGLPLDPESLVGDLSVGERQRIEIIRCLLQTPQLIILDEPTSVLTPQEADKLFETLERLRAEGKSILYISHRLEEVKRICDRATVLRHGKVVGHCNPREETASSLARMMVGNEVQAVVRAPVEGIETAQPLLEILNLNRKPATPFSIPLKNISLNVRAGEVIGIAGVAGNGQGEFFESVSGEVLQQDAASVRIRGKNAGSLTITGRRLLGAAFVPEERLGHGAAPRMKLSENLLLSRHATDGKAFVGSGGMVKSGAVYAASQRIIEAMDVRKSAPDPEAAALSGGNLQKFIVGRELDRRPSVMVVNQPTWGVDAGAAAHIRQALIELSRSGSAVLVISQDLDELFEISDAIAVMHNGELSRPMPIAEATFEKVGLLMGGAEPGHAEHTLETA; this comes from the coding sequence ATGGGAGGCACTGTGAGTGCAAATCATGATGGGGCGAACCTGCTCGAGGTTCGTGGCCTGACCAAAATATTCGGCACGCTGACAGCGTGCGATCATATTGACCTCAACATCGCCAAAGGTGAAATCCACGCTTTGCTCGGCGAGAACGGCGCCGGCAAGTCGACGCTGGTCAAGATGCTGTTCGGCTCGCTGGAACCCAATTCCGGCGAGATTTTCTGGAACGGCCAGGCAGTGCGGATCACCAGTCCAGGCGTTGCCAAAAAGCTCGGCATCGGCATGGTTTTCCAGCATTTCTCGCTGTTCGAAGCCCTGACGGCCGCCGAGAACATCGCGCTGTCGCTGGATGACGGCTCGCCGATCGGCAGCATCGCGGCCAAGGCGAGGGCGCTTTCCTACAGCTACGGCCTGCCGCTCGATCCGGAATCGCTGGTCGGCGATCTGTCCGTCGGCGAGCGCCAGCGCATCGAGATCATCCGCTGCCTGCTGCAGACGCCGCAGCTCATCATCCTGGACGAGCCGACATCGGTGCTGACGCCGCAGGAAGCGGACAAGTTGTTCGAGACGCTGGAACGCTTGCGCGCGGAAGGCAAATCGATCCTCTACATTTCGCACCGGCTCGAAGAGGTCAAACGCATCTGCGACCGCGCCACGGTGCTGCGGCACGGCAAGGTGGTCGGTCACTGCAACCCGCGCGAGGAGACAGCCTCATCGCTCGCCCGCATGATGGTCGGCAACGAAGTGCAGGCCGTGGTGCGCGCGCCGGTCGAGGGGATCGAAACCGCGCAGCCGCTGCTCGAAATCCTCAACCTCAACCGCAAGCCGGCAACGCCGTTTTCCATTCCGCTCAAGAACATCAGCCTCAATGTCCGCGCTGGCGAGGTGATCGGCATTGCCGGTGTCGCCGGCAACGGCCAGGGCGAGTTCTTCGAATCCGTCTCCGGCGAGGTTTTGCAGCAGGATGCCGCCTCAGTGCGCATCCGCGGCAAGAACGCCGGCAGCCTCACCATTACCGGGCGGCGCCTGTTGGGGGCCGCGTTCGTGCCGGAGGAGCGTCTCGGCCATGGCGCCGCGCCGCGCATGAAGCTCTCGGAAAACCTCCTGCTGTCGCGCCATGCCACGGACGGCAAGGCTTTTGTCGGCAGCGGCGGGATGGTCAAGAGCGGCGCCGTCTATGCCGCCTCGCAGCGCATCATCGAGGCGATGGATGTGCGCAAGAGCGCCCCGGATCCTGAAGCGGCAGCACTTTCGGGCGGCAATCTGCAAAAATTCATCGTCGGCCGCGAACTCGACCGCCGGCCAAGCGTGATGGTGGTGAACCAGCCGACCTGGGGTGTCGACGCCGGAGCCGCAGCGCACATCCGTCAGGCCCTGATCGAGCTCTCTCGCAGCGGATCAGCAGTGCTGGTGATCAGCCAGGATCTCGACGAGCTGTTCGAAATATCGGACGCGATTGCCGTCATGCACAATGGCGAATTGTCCAGGCCGATGCCGATCGCCGAAGCGACTTTCGAGAAGGTCGGCTTGCTGATGGGCGGCGCCGAGCCCGGCCACGCCGAACATACGCTGGAGACGGCATGA